In a genomic window of Glycine max cultivar Williams 82 chromosome 13, Glycine_max_v4.0, whole genome shotgun sequence:
- the LOC100802961 gene encoding ethylene-responsive transcription factor RAP2-4, with the protein MAATMNFYNETSQQVQSDPFRGELMEVLEPFMKTCPSSTPSILSSDSPSPSSYSPLLPPHPSFSTYTPSAYLFQNQQPLIGFEQQPSSLLGLNHLSTSQISQIQAQAQAQNSLSLNFLGPKPVPMKHVGGPAKPTKLYRGVRQRHWGKWVAEIRLPKNRTRLWLGTFDTAEEAALAYDKAAYRLRGDLARLNFPNLKGSCPGEEYKPMQAAVDAKLDAICANLAEMQKQGKNEKGARSGKKSKQGPNLEAKPEPEASGSGAAALSPESEGSADSSALSDLTFDVTEPQWEDASAHFNLQKFPSYEIDWDSL; encoded by the coding sequence atggCAGCTACGATGAATTTCTACAACGAAACATCACAACAAGTTCAGTCAGATCCATTCAGAGGAGAGCTCATGGAAGTTCTAgaaccttttatgaaaacttgtCCTTCCTCAACTCCCTCTATTCTCTCCTCAGATTCACCATCACCTTCCTCTTACTCTCCTTTACTACCTCCACACCCCAGTTTCTCCACATACACCCCCTCTGCCTACTTATTCCAAAACCAACAACCCTTAATAGGCTTTGAGCAACAACCAAGTTCCCTTCTCGGGCTCAACCACCTAAGCACGTCTCAGATTTCCCAGatccaagcccaagcccaagccCAGAACTCGCTCTCTCTTAATTTCTTGGGCCCCAAGCCCGTTCCTATGAAGCACGTTGGTGGGCCGGCGAAGCCCACGAAGCTGTACCGGGGCGTGAGGCAGAGGCATTGGGGGAAGTGGGTGGCGGAGATAAGGCTACCGAAGAACCGAACCAGGCTTTGGCTCGGAACCTTCGACACAGCCGAGGAAGCCGCTTTGGCTTACGACAAAGCCGCGTACAGGCTCCGAGGCGACTTGGCGAGGCTGAACTTCCCGAACCTGAAAGGCTCGTGCCCCGGCGAGGAGTACAAGCCTATGCAGGCTGCGGTGGACGCTAAGCTCGACGCAATCTGCGCGAACTTGGCGGAAATGCAGAAGCAAGGGAAGAACGAGAAGGGTGCCAGGTCGGGGAAGAAGTCGAAGCAAGGTCCGAACCTGGAGGCGAAGCCCGAACCTGAAGCTTCGGGTTCCGGTGCTGCTGCTCTGTCTCCTGAAAGTGAGGGTTCTGCGGATTCTTCTGCTTTGTCTGATCTTACCTTTGATGTAACCGAGCCGCAATGGGAGGATGCTTCAGCACATTTTAATTTGCAAAAGTTTCCTTCTTATGAGATCGATTGGGATTCTCTCTGA